Proteins from one Triticum aestivum cultivar Chinese Spring chromosome 7A, IWGSC CS RefSeq v2.1, whole genome shotgun sequence genomic window:
- the LOC123149889 gene encoding uncharacterized protein codes for MERESRASALNVQMGLVEGIIDISDSERNDEVNFEEWSDPEHAKLVETDRRLREQEEKDAEVVKMYQEMYGKKDGHQEVSGTDNDSLVEKHRKLREQEEKDTKVAMMYQTLYDQNATEAQITNVPANRILAQAAKPAGRERSPMEGGRRDAAVQVNEHAGESSYMEENFKFVF; via the exons ATGGAGAGAGAATCCCGTGCATCGGCATTGAATGTGCAGATGGGTTTGGTTGAAGGGATTATTGACATCTCTGACAGTGAACGCAACGATGAAGTTAATTTTGAAGAGTGGTCTGATCCTGAGCATGCTAAACTGGTTGAGACAGATAGAAGGTTGAGAGAGCAAGAGGAGAAAGATGCAGAGGTCGTGAAGATGTATCAGGAAATGTATGGCAAAAAAGATGGGCACCAAGAAGTCTCAGGCACGGATAATGATTCACTTGTTGAGAAGCACCGTAAGTTAAGGGAGCAAGAGGAAAAAGACACCAAGGTTGCAATGATGTATCAAACACTGTATGATCAAAATG CTACTGAAGCTCAGATCACCAATGTGCCAGCAAACAGAATTCTTGCTCAGGCGGCAAAACCTGCAGGTCGGGAAAGAAGCCCCATGGAGGGTGGGCGTAGAG ATGCAGCTGTTCAGGTGAATGAACATGCCGGGGAGAGTTCATACAtggaagaaaattttaaatttgtGTTTTGA
- the LOC123149888 gene encoding putative disease resistance protein At1g50180 isoform X1, giving the protein MAQSAVSTVLGTVGSLAVQETTFLCAVNLEVGLLKDELMRLKAYLKDVDSKWRSGNARVAVLVSQIRDAAYEAQNIIEAADHMAKRNRLKKGFMGAISRYARLPTDLVALRKIGVEIQHVRRKLNEIFASAEKLNINLDNNVLVEDESPQDDGPIHQNSEDDVVMVGFEDEHEEIVDKLVDNDYLLSVVSIVAMGGAGKTTLARKVYTSSRVKEHFDTLAWVTVSQKFKGVDLLKDIMKQITGHKDESVDQMKEYEVGKNIMKQITGHKDESVDQMKEYEVGKKINEFLSQKRYLVVLDDVWETDTWEKLNRTIKVFPDETNSSRVLLTTRKEDVANHVQMPTHVHHLKKLDEEKSWDLFSSKALPPYKRYAIRDVDEFEKLGRKLAKKCDGLPLALGVLGGYLSKNLNAQIWSDILSDWPATKDGQMMSVILARSYKDLPNHHLRSCLLYFAAFPEDYEIHVPHLIELWIAESFIPDTPNHTLEETARSYVIELAQRSLVQVVDRSTTHGWIDRIRIHDILHDWCIQEARQDVFLDTSNKTVDQAGASSSSSDNLISYRFSFQTSSYQILPATPNVRSLLGFKLSSVSLPKLRFLRVLCIEDSTLKDFSSVIGRCIHLRLLRLRYCEGVALPSSIGKLLYLQTIDLRGTILESVVPNSLWDIPTLRHVYLRNCFFSPPPPARSVRLQPKELQSFALLLDPVGTDFRCHDMMIFLGQLNQLTTFCLFMHPNIPAEVLNIFANMPHLVDISLGQFDVLDKLPAEFPQSVRSLFLSADVIKQDPMPILEKLPCLVVLRLWGYKGQTMCCSSQGFPRLQELLLGSFSTEVWRMEEGAMPKLSHLTLQSCKKISKLPVGLLHLPSLDHLELAFMTQISEDDITLNELRRKGCEVYIHIRSLGIVNLPHLMSTLCLLQICGAR; this is encoded by the exons ATGGCGCAGTCGGCTGTGAGCACCGTGCTCGGGACCGTGGGCAGTCTTGCAGTCCAGGAGACCACATTCTTGTGTGCAGTCAACCTTGAAGTGGGGTTGTTGAAAGATGAACTGATGAGGCTGAAGGCCTACCTCAAAGATGTTGATAGCAAGTGGAGATCAGGAAATGCAAGGGTTGCAGTCTTGGTGAGCCAGATCAGGGATGCGGCTTATGAAGCTCAGAACATCATTGAAGCTGCAGATCACATGGCGAAGAGAAACAGGCTCAAGAAGGGATTCATGGGTGCTATTTCAAGGTATGCTCGCCTACCGACTGACTTGGTCGCCCTTCGCAAAATCGGTGTTGAAATTCAGCATGTAAGAAGGAAGCTCAATGAGATTTTTGCAAGTGCGGAAAAACTGAATATTAATTTGGATAATAATGTTCTAGTTGAGGATGAGTCTCCACAAGATGATGGACCTATACATCAAAACTCTGAAGATGATGTTGTCATGGTTGGTTTTGAGGATGAGCACGAAGAAATAGTGGACAAGTTAGTTGACAATGATTACCTGCTTAGTGTTGTGTCTATAGTTGCCATGGGTGGGGCAGGAAAAACAACACTTGCTAGAAAAGTCTACACTTCATCTAGAGTTAAGGAGCACTTTGACACACTTGCTTGGGTGACTGTATCTCAAAAGTTCAAGGGTGTTGATTTACTAAAGGATATTATGAAACAAATCACAGGGCACAAGGACGAGTCTGTTGACCAAATGAAAGAGTATGAGGTGGGAAAGAATATTATGAAACAAATCACAGGGCACAAGGACGAGTCTGTTGACCAAATGAAAGAGTATGAGGTGGGAAAGAAGATCAATGAATTTCTATCACAAAAAAGGTACCTAGTAGTTCTTGATGACGTTTGGGAAACAGATACATGGGAGAAATTAAACAGAACGATTAAAGTCTTTCCAGATGAAACTAATAGTAGTAGAGTGCTGTTAACCACACGAAAGGAAGATGTCGCAAATCATGTTCAGATGCCAACCCATGTTCATCATTTGAAGAAGTTGGATGAAGAGAAAAGTTGGGATCTTTTTAGCAGCAAAGCTTTACCACCATACAAAAGGTATGCCATACGTGATGTGGACGAGTTTGAAAAGCTTGGGAGAAAGCTTGCAAAGAAATGTGATGGATTGCCACTTGCACTTGGAGTTTTGGGAGGTTATCTGTCTAAAAATCTAAATGCACAAATATGGTCCGATATACTCTCTGATTGGCCAGCAACCAAGGATGGACAAATGATGAGTGTCATACTGGCACGCAGTTACAAGGACCTACCGAATCATCATTTGAGATCTTGTTTACTTTATTTTGCTGCTTTTCCTGAGGATTATGAAATACATGTGCCGCATCTTATTGAGTTGTGGATAGCAGAAAGTTTCATTCCAGATACACCAAACCATACACTAGAAGAAACAGCACGGAGCTATGTAATCGAGTTGGCTCAGAGAAGCTTGGTCCAAGTTGTTGACAGAAGTACGACACATGGATGGATAGACAGAATAAGGATTCACGATATCTTGCATGACTGGTGCATACAAGAAGCAAGACAAGATGTTTTTCTTGATACCAGCAACAAAACTGTAG ACCAAGCtggtgcatcatcatcatcatctgatAACTTGATATCTTATCGTTTTAGTTTTCAAACTTCGAGTTATCAGATTTTACCTGCGACACCTAATGTCCGAAGTTTGCTTGGCTTTAAACTCTCATCAGTGTCCCTTCCTAAGCTGAGATTCCTGAGAGTTCTTTGCATTGAAGATTCAACACTAAAAGACTTCTCCAGTGTAATTGGTAGGTGCATTCACCTAAGATTGCTTAGGTTGAGATATTGTGAAGGTGTGGCGCTCCCTTCTTCAATTGGAAAACTCCTTTACTTGCAGACAATAGATCTAAGGGGCACAATATTGGAGTCAGTAGTACCGAACTCTCTCTGGGATATCCCTACTCTAAGGCATGTTTACCTTCGCAATTGTTTTTTTTCTCCACCGCCACCTGCAAGGAGTGTGCGACTGCAGCCGAAAGAGCTACAGAGCTTTGCGTTGCTTCTTGATCCTGTTGGCACTGATTTCCGCTGTCATGACATGATGATTTTCTTGGGCCAGCTGAATCAATTGACAACCTTCTGCTTGTTTATGCACCCCAATATACCAGCCGAGGTGCTCAACATATTTGCAAACATGCCTCACCTGGTCGATATTAGTCTCGGCCAATTTGATGTGCTCGATAAGCTGCCTGCCGAGTTCCCACAAAGCGTACGCTCTCTTTTTCTATCTGCTGATGTCATAAAACAAGACCCGATGCCCATCCTGGAGAAGCTTCCCTGTCTTGTGGTGTTGAGGTTGTGGGGGTACAAAGGCCAGACCATGTGCTGCTCTTCCCAAGGGTTCCCTCGGCTGCAAGAGTTATTACTTGGTAGTTTTTCCACCGAGGTGTGGAGGATGGAGGAAGGGGCAATGCCAAAGCTCTCCCACCTGACACTTCAGTCCTGCAAGAAGATCAGCAAGCTTCCCGTGGGGTTGCTGCACCTTCCGTCTCTCGATCACCTGGAGCTGGCCTTTATGACCCAGATTTCTGAAGATGACATCACACTAAATGAGCTGCGGCGGAAAGGATGCGAGGTATACATACATATACGCAGcttaggcatagttaatttgccaCACCTTATGAGCACGCTTTGTTTACTGCAGATCTGTGGGGCGCGATGA
- the LOC123149888 gene encoding putative disease resistance protein At1g50180 isoform X2, with the protein MAQSAVSTVLGTVGSLAVQETTFLCAVNLEVGLLKDELMRLKAYLKDVDSKWRSGNARVAVLVSQIRDAAYEAQNIIEAADHMAKRNRLKKGFMGAISRYARLPTDLVALRKIGVEIQHVRRKLNEIFASAEKLNINLDNNVLVEDESPQDDGPIHQNSEDDVVMVGFEDEHEEIVDKLVDNDYLLSVVSIVAMGGAGKTTLARKVYTSSRVKEHFDTLAWVTVSQKFKGVDLLKDIMKQITGHKDESVDQMKEYEVGKNIMKQITGHKDESVDQMKEYEVGKKINEFLSQKRYLVVLDDVWETDTWEKLNRTIKVFPDETNSSRVLLTTRKEDVANHVQMPTHVHHLKKLDEEKSWDLFSSKALPPYKRYAIRDVDEFEKLGRKLAKKCDGLPLALGVLGGYLSKNLNAQIWSDILSDWPATKDGQMMSVILARSYKDLPNHHLRSCLLYFAAFPEDYEIHVPHLIELWIAESFIPDTPNHTLEETARSYVIELAQRSLVQVVDRSTTHGWIDRIRIHDILHDWCIQEARQDVFLDTSNKTVDQAGASSSSSDNLISYRFSFQTSSYQILPATPNVRSLLGFKLSSVSLPKLRFLRVLCIEDSTLKDFSSVIGRCIHLRLLRLRYCEGVALPSSIGKLLYLQTIDLRGTILESVVPNSLWDIPTLRHVYLRNCFFSPPPPARSVRLQPKELQSFALLLDPVGTDFRCHDMMIFLGQLNQLTTFCLFMHPNIPAEVLNIFANMPHLVDISLGQFDVLDKLPAEFPQSVRSLFLSADVIKQDPMPILEKLPCLVVLRLWGYKGQTMCCSSQGFPRLQELLLGSFSTEVWRMEEGAMPKLSHLTLQSCKKISKLPVGLLHLPSLDHLELAFMTQISEDDITLNELRRKGCEICGAR; encoded by the exons ATGGCGCAGTCGGCTGTGAGCACCGTGCTCGGGACCGTGGGCAGTCTTGCAGTCCAGGAGACCACATTCTTGTGTGCAGTCAACCTTGAAGTGGGGTTGTTGAAAGATGAACTGATGAGGCTGAAGGCCTACCTCAAAGATGTTGATAGCAAGTGGAGATCAGGAAATGCAAGGGTTGCAGTCTTGGTGAGCCAGATCAGGGATGCGGCTTATGAAGCTCAGAACATCATTGAAGCTGCAGATCACATGGCGAAGAGAAACAGGCTCAAGAAGGGATTCATGGGTGCTATTTCAAGGTATGCTCGCCTACCGACTGACTTGGTCGCCCTTCGCAAAATCGGTGTTGAAATTCAGCATGTAAGAAGGAAGCTCAATGAGATTTTTGCAAGTGCGGAAAAACTGAATATTAATTTGGATAATAATGTTCTAGTTGAGGATGAGTCTCCACAAGATGATGGACCTATACATCAAAACTCTGAAGATGATGTTGTCATGGTTGGTTTTGAGGATGAGCACGAAGAAATAGTGGACAAGTTAGTTGACAATGATTACCTGCTTAGTGTTGTGTCTATAGTTGCCATGGGTGGGGCAGGAAAAACAACACTTGCTAGAAAAGTCTACACTTCATCTAGAGTTAAGGAGCACTTTGACACACTTGCTTGGGTGACTGTATCTCAAAAGTTCAAGGGTGTTGATTTACTAAAGGATATTATGAAACAAATCACAGGGCACAAGGACGAGTCTGTTGACCAAATGAAAGAGTATGAGGTGGGAAAGAATATTATGAAACAAATCACAGGGCACAAGGACGAGTCTGTTGACCAAATGAAAGAGTATGAGGTGGGAAAGAAGATCAATGAATTTCTATCACAAAAAAGGTACCTAGTAGTTCTTGATGACGTTTGGGAAACAGATACATGGGAGAAATTAAACAGAACGATTAAAGTCTTTCCAGATGAAACTAATAGTAGTAGAGTGCTGTTAACCACACGAAAGGAAGATGTCGCAAATCATGTTCAGATGCCAACCCATGTTCATCATTTGAAGAAGTTGGATGAAGAGAAAAGTTGGGATCTTTTTAGCAGCAAAGCTTTACCACCATACAAAAGGTATGCCATACGTGATGTGGACGAGTTTGAAAAGCTTGGGAGAAAGCTTGCAAAGAAATGTGATGGATTGCCACTTGCACTTGGAGTTTTGGGAGGTTATCTGTCTAAAAATCTAAATGCACAAATATGGTCCGATATACTCTCTGATTGGCCAGCAACCAAGGATGGACAAATGATGAGTGTCATACTGGCACGCAGTTACAAGGACCTACCGAATCATCATTTGAGATCTTGTTTACTTTATTTTGCTGCTTTTCCTGAGGATTATGAAATACATGTGCCGCATCTTATTGAGTTGTGGATAGCAGAAAGTTTCATTCCAGATACACCAAACCATACACTAGAAGAAACAGCACGGAGCTATGTAATCGAGTTGGCTCAGAGAAGCTTGGTCCAAGTTGTTGACAGAAGTACGACACATGGATGGATAGACAGAATAAGGATTCACGATATCTTGCATGACTGGTGCATACAAGAAGCAAGACAAGATGTTTTTCTTGATACCAGCAACAAAACTGTAG ACCAAGCtggtgcatcatcatcatcatctgatAACTTGATATCTTATCGTTTTAGTTTTCAAACTTCGAGTTATCAGATTTTACCTGCGACACCTAATGTCCGAAGTTTGCTTGGCTTTAAACTCTCATCAGTGTCCCTTCCTAAGCTGAGATTCCTGAGAGTTCTTTGCATTGAAGATTCAACACTAAAAGACTTCTCCAGTGTAATTGGTAGGTGCATTCACCTAAGATTGCTTAGGTTGAGATATTGTGAAGGTGTGGCGCTCCCTTCTTCAATTGGAAAACTCCTTTACTTGCAGACAATAGATCTAAGGGGCACAATATTGGAGTCAGTAGTACCGAACTCTCTCTGGGATATCCCTACTCTAAGGCATGTTTACCTTCGCAATTGTTTTTTTTCTCCACCGCCACCTGCAAGGAGTGTGCGACTGCAGCCGAAAGAGCTACAGAGCTTTGCGTTGCTTCTTGATCCTGTTGGCACTGATTTCCGCTGTCATGACATGATGATTTTCTTGGGCCAGCTGAATCAATTGACAACCTTCTGCTTGTTTATGCACCCCAATATACCAGCCGAGGTGCTCAACATATTTGCAAACATGCCTCACCTGGTCGATATTAGTCTCGGCCAATTTGATGTGCTCGATAAGCTGCCTGCCGAGTTCCCACAAAGCGTACGCTCTCTTTTTCTATCTGCTGATGTCATAAAACAAGACCCGATGCCCATCCTGGAGAAGCTTCCCTGTCTTGTGGTGTTGAGGTTGTGGGGGTACAAAGGCCAGACCATGTGCTGCTCTTCCCAAGGGTTCCCTCGGCTGCAAGAGTTATTACTTGGTAGTTTTTCCACCGAGGTGTGGAGGATGGAGGAAGGGGCAATGCCAAAGCTCTCCCACCTGACACTTCAGTCCTGCAAGAAGATCAGCAAGCTTCCCGTGGGGTTGCTGCACCTTCCGTCTCTCGATCACCTGGAGCTGGCCTTTATGACCCAGATTTCTGAAGATGACATCACACTAAATGAGCTGCGGCGGAAAGGATGCGAG ATCTGTGGGGCGCGATGA